In Saccharomycodes ludwigii strain NBRC 1722 chromosome III, whole genome shotgun sequence, one DNA window encodes the following:
- the RRT14 gene encoding Rrt14p (similar to Saccharomyces cerevisiae YIL127C | RRT14 | Regulator of rDNA Transcription) has product MTTLSKSAKAQAKIAVSNVLDSFLPGFNANKINKQKKVHKKNSVQLISENLKKRVELNEFDSQKLKKQRKLKEKKEIKKRKNDEKWLEKQAKSEILKQHKEKGTLTPKEQKVLNKKIIANRKRLEEWDLDEDIQEELNDVQQEILQATDIKLVESRKRKQNKKKTQFTTSTDGTQNTGTHGKRYTGLTPGLAPVGLSDDESSDNGF; this is encoded by the coding sequence ATGACCACTTTATCTAAGTCCGCTAAAGCTCAAGCTAAAATTGCAGTTTCAAATGTTTTAGATTCTTTTCTACCAGGATTTAATGCcaataaaatcaacaaacaaaagaagGTACATAAGAAAAATTCAGTCCAATTAATAAgtgaaaatttgaaaaagagAGTAGAGTTAAATGAATTTGACTCGcaaaaacttaaaaaacaaCGTaaattaaaggaaaaaaaggaaatcaagaaaagaaaaaatgacGAAAAATGGCTAGAAAAACAAGCAAAGTCggaaatattaaaacagcataaagaaaaaggaactTTAACTCCCAAAGAACAAAAGGTATTAAATAAGAAAATCATTGCAAATCGTAAACGTTTAGAAGAATGGGATTTGGATGAAGACATTCAAGAAGAATTGAATGATGTGCAACAAGAAATACTACAAGCCACGGATATAAAACTCGTAGAAtcaaggaaaagaaaacaaaataaaaagaaaacccAGTTTACTACCAGTACCGATGGCACACAAAATACAGGTACTCATGGGAAGCGTTATACCGGTCTAACACCAGGTTTAGCTCCAGTTGGGTTAAGCGACGATGAATCGAGTGACAAtggattttaa
- the MET18 gene encoding Met18p (similar to Saccharomyces cerevisiae YIL128W | MET18 | METhionine requiring): MNTPLSELQADILTYKANWRIKNIKKCKLVCENITKNLESKNFKLIDIILALQSDLTASDDLDQGNSKRECALQFLCDTLEIIPKELLLKNDVDVIFQYYSNKFTTDSSVLKQTMKGINSLVNMKWFFKENVVSLLKCLDVDNYTPTNHVASIRYFAFAILQTCFDNFKEKILASKELETDFIEAFLNVSNGEKDPKNLLLSFKLNKEVSTTFHISNDGKVTQDLFDTLFCYFPITFKPPKNDPYKITNQDLKLALRDAISACSAFGNDAFSNLLDKMTASSPSVKNDTLLTLQKCIDNYAPTTTVKYWLQIWNALKFEIIHNNNDEKDDSDGFNNYQDALGVIQSLSGKLYELGDFPFDKFLKQAFDDLQQNFVHEKDLRQSCGILSSIASTNEDCFNKVLKIILPVFFDDNELSDLNLHSQKLLMLNLSFFLTSYCNVFKDCVEDETTVKSNELLNYKDQIFILLSKALTGSSDSEITVKTLAIVQFTKLVTMPCYLLKNEVFIIVQYLVDTLLSGGERDLNKNLYHSCLEGLKSISGKYEDIVHEVALNRFLFILSDPHVVNPEKVLKIIIDFSCSRHKLVKESVIELSKILNKLSGKCDSEYSFILLSTIYTLINGNMDTLFQAQESLVANPIASASIEYPVTLKDAIFENLFELIFIPSILNENDNLNIISDIFYLILLKCPNQLEVYDTIIKHEFLLKRQVLQTPSRLIIPFLKMIASFDLVAVELPPNYLTDAIKLATVSVDDDETIQLGYLELCCLLVNKGVPLNRDNYEELDLSLLFWLAKGLSLFNSPTASSIISYLMSKLSEENIGYVVAQLFVILVLDIPIFQKVKGCSNVNVKALHKQKIFYMTVPKLVTMFKETDNLQFKFNYLTALSFILRYTPLQIKTGYIVELFPLLVHALEMKNGDVRVSSLQTIKDTLETSPDLLLTHVHTLVTESLKLIDHRDEYNTTSVRLLSLFLLKLLATSLPLNYLQPFQKSIITGLIIGLDDPKRNVRKAAVDARQAYYELGQVFV; the protein is encoded by the coding sequence ATGAACACACCTCTTTCCGAGTTACAAGCCGATATTCTAACTTATAAAGCTAATTGGcgtattaaaaatataaaaaaatgtaaattaGTTTGCGAAAACATCACCAAAAATCTAGAGtctaaaaatttcaaattaatAGATATTATTCTAGCATTACAATCCGATTTAACAGCCTCCGATGATTTGGACCAAGGTAATTCCAAAAGAGAGTGTGCCCTTCAATTCTTGTGCGATACTTTGGAAATTATTCCCAAAGAATTATTACTGAAAAATGATGTCgatgttatttttcaatactATTCAAATAAGTTTACCACAGATTCATCAGTTTTGAAGCAAACTATGAAAGGTATCAATTCTCTAGTCAATATGAAATGGTTTTTCAAAGAAAATGTTGTATCACTATTAAAATGTTTGGATGTCGACAACTACACGCCAACAAACCATGTTGCCTCAATAAGGTATTTTGCATTTGCTATACTACAGACTTGctttgataattttaaagaaaaaatactgGCTTCCAAGGAATTAGAAACAGATTTTATAGAAGCGTTTTTAAATGTTAGTAATGGTGAAAAGGATCCCAAGAACTTATTGTTATCGTTCAAATTGAATAAAGAGGTCAGTACTACTTTCCATATTTCTAATGATGGTAAAGTTACACAGGATTTGTTTGACACCTTATTTTGCTATTTCCCCATTACTTTTAAGCCACCTAAGAACGATCCATATAAAATTACCAACCAAGACTTGAAATTAGCCTTAAGAGACGCTATTTCTGCATGTAGTGCGTTTGGCAACGATGCTTTTAGCAATTTACTTGACAAAATGACCGCTTCTTCTCCATCCGTCAAAAATGACACCTTACTAACGTTACAAAAATGTATTGATAACTATGCCCCTACCACTACCGTAAAATACTGGTTACAAATTTGGAATGCCCTAAAGTTTGAAATTAttcacaataataatgatgaaaaagatGATAGTGATGGATTTAATAACTATCAGGATGCCCTAGGAGTTATTCAATCTTTAAGTGGTAAATTATATGAACTAGGTGATTTCCCATTTgacaaatttttaaagcaGGCTTTTGATGATTTGCAACAAAATTTTGTCCACGAGAAAGACTTGAGGCAAAGCTGTGGTATTTTATCCTCTATTGCTTCGACCAATGAAgattgttttaataaagttttaaaaattattttaccaGTATTTTTTGATGACAATGAATTATCCGATTTAAATTTGCACTCccaaaaattattgatgTTAAACttgtccttttttttgacaaGTTATTGcaatgtttttaaagattGTGTTGAAGATGAAACCACAGTTAAGTCAAATGAATTATTGAATTATAAAGACCAAATATTCATACTTTTGAGTAAAGCTTTAACTGGCAGCTCGGATTCAGAAATAACTGTTAAAACTTTGGCTATAGTACAATTTACTAAATTAGTGACAATGCCCTGTTATTTACTGAAGAATGAAGTTTTCATCATTGTACAATATCTAGTCGATACATTGTTATCCGGTGGAGAGCGAGatcttaataaaaatttatatcatTCATGTTTGGAAGGTTTGAAAAGCATCAGTGGGAAATATGAGGATATCGTTCACGAAGTCGCTTTAAatagatttttatttatattgtcAGACCCACACGTGGTAAACCCAGAAAAAGtcttaaaaattattatagatTTTTCCTGTTCAAGACATAAATTGGTTAAAGAAAGTGTTATTGAATTATCAAAGATACTAAATAAACTTTCTGGAAAATGTGATTCTGaatatagttttattttattgagTACCATCTACACGCTAATCAATGGTAACATGGACACGCTATTTCAAGCCCAAGAATCTTTGGTTGCAAATCCTATTGCTTCCGCATCTATTGAATATCCCGTTACTTTGAAGGATGCCatctttgaaaatttgttcgaacttatttttataccaAGTATATTgaatgaaaatgataatttaaatattattagtgacatcttttatttaatattattgaaatgTCCTAATCAATTGGAAGTTTAtgatactattattaaacatGAATTTTTGCTTAAAAGACAAGTGTTGCAAACTCCATCTCGCTTAATaattccatttttaaagatgATAGCCTCGTTTGATCTGGTTGCTGTTGAATTACCCCCCAATTATTTAACTGATGCAATCAAGTTGGCAACTGTATctgttgatgatgatgaaactATTCAATTGGGCTATTTAGAGTTATGTTGTTTACTTGTCAACAAGGGCGTCCCACTTAATAGAGATAACTATGAAGAGTTAGAcctttctttattattttggttGGCCAAAggtttatcattatttaattcaCCTACTGCTAGTTCCATAATTAGTTATCTAATGAGTAAATTATCCgaagaaaatattggaTATGTTGTAGCTCagttatttgttattttagttttggATATAccaatatttcaaaaagttAAAGGTTGTTCGAATGTTAATGTCAAAGCCTTacataaacaaaaaattttttatatgacTGTGCCAAAATTGGTCACTATGTTTAAAGAAACTGATAATTTACaattcaaatttaattatttaactGCATTATCATTTATCTTGAGATATACACCATtgcaaataaaaacagGATACATTGTAGAGTTATTTCCATTGTTGGTTCATGCTTTAGAAATGAAGAATGGCGATGTAAGAGTCTCATCATTACAGACTATAAAAGATACTTTGGAAACCTCACCCGACCTGTTATTAACTCATGTTCATACCTTGGTTACTGaaagtttaaaattaatagatCATAGAGATGAATATAATACAACATCAGTAAGATTACTctcattgtttttattgaaattattgGCAACTTCGCTTCCATTGAATTATTTGCAACCTTTCcaaaaaagtataataaCTGGATTAATAATTGGATTGGACGAtccaaaaagaaatgtaCGTAAAGCCGCAGTTGATGCAAGACAAGCCTATTATGAATTGGGCCAGGTGTTTGTTTGA